From bacterium, a single genomic window includes:
- the galU gene encoding UTP--glucose-1-phosphate uridylyltransferase GalU has translation MKIRKAVFPAAGLGTRFLPATKAQPKVMLPLVDKPIIQYVVEEAKNSGIEQAIFVTGRGQRAIEDHFDTSFELEHVLKKKLKDTSDKEKMQELEAMLQATREISNMVSAAYVRQREAKGLGHAILAVRELIGDEPFAVLLGDDVIYSQVPCLKQMINAYSRYKCPMIALERIPGEQISRFGVIRGQLVDDRLYKLSGMVEKPKPGEAPSDLAIIGRYILTPEIFEILENLPPGRGGEIQLTDGLMELLQRQVIYGYEFEGRRYDAGDKLGFLIATVEYGLRNRELRDEFYNYLRHLDIDTINGTKPPRKANKEPHK, from the coding sequence GTGAAGATTCGAAAGGCGGTTTTCCCTGCGGCGGGTCTTGGCACAAGGTTCCTGCCGGCCACCAAGGCCCAGCCGAAGGTCATGCTGCCGCTAGTTGACAAGCCGATTATCCAATACGTGGTCGAGGAGGCGAAGAATTCTGGGATTGAGCAGGCGATCTTCGTCACGGGTCGTGGTCAGCGTGCGATCGAGGACCATTTCGATACGTCTTTTGAGCTTGAGCATGTCTTGAAGAAGAAGCTGAAGGATACTTCTGACAAGGAGAAGATGCAGGAGCTTGAAGCAATGCTTCAGGCGACGCGCGAGATATCAAACATGGTCAGTGCTGCTTACGTAAGGCAGAGAGAGGCAAAGGGGCTGGGGCACGCGATCTTGGCGGTGCGGGAGCTGATTGGCGACGAGCCTTTCGCGGTTCTTCTTGGGGACGACGTGATCTACAGCCAAGTGCCTTGCTTGAAGCAGATGATAAACGCTTATTCTCGCTACAAGTGTCCGATGATCGCCTTGGAGCGCATCCCTGGGGAGCAGATCAGTCGTTTTGGTGTGATAAGAGGGCAATTGGTCGATGATAGGCTCTACAAGCTCTCAGGGATGGTGGAGAAACCGAAGCCGGGCGAGGCCCCGTCAGACCTGGCCATCATCGGAAGATACATCTTGACGCCTGAGATATTCGAGATTCTCGAGAACCTTCCGCCCGGCAGGGGAGGTGAGATTCAGCTGACCGATGGTCTGATGGAGCTTCTGCAGCGGCAGGTAATCTATGGCTACGAGTTCGAGGGCCGCCGGTATGACGCTGGCGACAAGCTTGGCTTCTTGATCGCTACGGTTGAATACGGGTTGAGGAATCGCGAGCTCAGGGATGAGTTCTATAACTATCTCCGCCATCTGGACATAGACACGATCAATGGGACCAAGCCGCCTCGGAAGGCCAACAAGGAGCCGCACAAGTGA
- a CDS encoding M42 family metallopeptidase, whose amino-acid sequence MDRTENLMKKMTEVEGISGFEHEVANLVKAELGDACEYERDNLGSLICKHSGTSETPRIMMAGHMDEIGFVVQQVTDEGFVKFLPVGGWWPGNMLAQRVAIQTRKGRVIGVIGSPAIHDLDKDKKDKLLKIKELFIDVGQSVGYDVEKKLDIRPGDPITPVTEFEIMANKKMYMAKAWDNRIGVLIMTEAMRRLAKMRHPNLAFGVGTTQEEVGLRGAKTAAAFCKPDVAFALDVCTAKDTSPGMKGRPEKPGNGVGIMVFDNSLIPNMKLRDFVIDIAEKHKINHFLGILDGGGTDGGRINLSGAGVLSIYIGIASRYIHSHVSIIHRGDFDAAVDLMVQVYMALDKKTVESLKAF is encoded by the coding sequence GTGGACAGAACAGAGAATTTGATGAAGAAAATGACTGAGGTGGAGGGTATCTCCGGATTTGAGCACGAAGTAGCGAACCTGGTGAAGGCCGAGTTGGGAGACGCGTGCGAATACGAGCGAGACAACCTGGGCAGCCTCATCTGCAAGCACAGCGGCACGTCAGAGACGCCGAGGATAATGATGGCCGGGCACATGGACGAGATCGGCTTCGTCGTTCAGCAGGTTACGGACGAGGGTTTTGTGAAGTTCCTGCCTGTTGGCGGCTGGTGGCCGGGCAATATGCTTGCGCAGCGAGTAGCGATCCAGACGAGAAAGGGCAGGGTAATAGGCGTCATAGGCTCGCCGGCTATTCATGATTTGGACAAGGACAAGAAGGACAAACTGCTCAAGATAAAGGAGCTGTTCATCGACGTGGGTCAGTCCGTTGGATATGACGTCGAGAAGAAGCTGGATATCCGGCCCGGCGACCCGATCACTCCGGTGACCGAGTTTGAGATAATGGCAAATAAGAAGATGTATATGGCGAAGGCGTGGGACAACAGGATCGGCGTCCTTATTATGACCGAGGCGATGAGGCGTCTGGCAAAGATGAGGCACCCGAACTTGGCCTTTGGTGTCGGGACGACGCAGGAGGAGGTGGGCTTGCGAGGGGCCAAGACAGCTGCGGCCTTCTGCAAGCCAGACGTGGCATTTGCCTTGGACGTATGCACTGCGAAGGATACAAGCCCTGGTATGAAAGGTCGGCCTGAGAAGCCCGGCAACGGCGTCGGCATAATGGTTTTTGACAACTCGCTCATACCAAACATGAAGCTTCGCGATTTTGTGATCGATATTGCCGAGAAGCACAAGATCAACCATTTCCTTGGGATACTAGATGGCGGTGGGACGGACGGCGGACGGATCAACCTGAGCGGCGCTGGTGTCTTGAGCATATACATCGGCATCGCGTCGAGGTATATTCATTCACACGTGTCGATCATTCATCGGGGTGACTTCGACGCGGCGGTTGATCTCATGGTGCAGGTTTATATGGCCTTGGACAAGAAGACGGTAGAGAGTTTGAAGGCTTTTTGA